Proteins encoded within one genomic window of Drosophila willistoni isolate 14030-0811.24 chromosome XL unlocalized genomic scaffold, UCI_dwil_1.1 Seg141, whole genome shotgun sequence:
- the LOC6648556 gene encoding zinc finger protein hangover isoform X1 — MCDTAINVNSTSTTTTTAPATTITSTGATSTASGTQLPVATIPATTASKKEAQQRTLQNCCRLCIAPATECISIINSYAADKEPLTTKIYNCVNIKITSQDRLSQQICHACISYLNSWQSFKNRCLSSQTKQRQWLETTSTASSTTTTTSSNKSKLLSYLDLNSSENGTGTATAGSDHHQVAAENETFVAGSSSSSSNNNNNNNNDAASDDPADKSASTLAASASAAAAAAAAAAHILDGIPALKKRKSLTVYPLPAVPIKDEPIDDTDDDYQMKSIDESIDDMVDPTMFLERSEHEGDVPLMTSDYDYTAQHGVTAAAAAAALPASAVASVAAAGDSKVASCRACSLQFSTRANARRHERNLHPNLFQLSTDSPNNTPVTKPTPALAAALEIQRAAAAAASAEASRSGGNMSTQKYRQVVMNAFIKCEAGGYDYDNPEQYQSLLSRDKVEFIEQNAEFLEQYQTMTCRCCNKFFSTYKNFMAHVRKKYPLLPRNLCFNCLKMNDSKALFISHLKKRNCINLYRVMNAINNKQQQQNDGTSVGPSPAAVPVVVPAAVTVVSGSSGTSGTTTTTTSDRPEKLRAKELLVNKLYECKLCPKGFRTKHEFRTHVYDKHADVQRKDNNSIQCSFCGLDFADPVDRRRHYNNMDCIVRLRCMTCDAKLETHQRFLDHVYQDHLGGLSSDNVSSTTVIGTTNVDNTHSPGKKNLLGALGIGSADESRSAATPSLITSTPKPAGAAAAAASTVTASGGLLGGGAVASSVANRDRDGAPKSQYFSRMPQVCPICGQQYNNYNNVLRHMESKHPNKLPETYKCVRCGLGYPRISYLREHMINVHGVDKNRHSGGFEYIVNADAVKLADGSTPNVYTGRYDYVMKDLMSITNGGTLDDDDDEGTTGSVAKKIRLDDSSNNSSLMGMAATQQKECPICNAVFSNNIGLSNHMRSHYTASANASASANASASTSASSSTNAALAAANRMTPKSLTITAAPPITADTPSNKSKTISSAETNSLASSSAAPQVQAIQFRRSLDQAADRRFRRMRCRICQRRFSSKKSYRYHMLTDHQVQNVQFIKCKLCNAEFAYEKGLKVHLFKVHGKAIKDEMIIKQFECEICSIVYSSEMELQQHKRSVHELATASSSASTAAAAAATTGTAAASATSSLTNNVGSLTAPLYWYQCKYCPSNFNTNKKLAIHINSHDEFDSNDYSCKDCGNVYSGRKSLWVHRYKKHPQVPDPAECCLCRKVFFDRQMLDNHMPTCNRKPITSTGAHQQPQQQQQQQQQHQNQNQQDHLRRGLVVFKHKTGDDDDDDEEDVEQQSQLNLDDGTDDGASAPAAAAPSSSSSAAAHVKIRIPEVACTICGARFNDQEMFTKHIQKHEQELYVDNPLAAMFDDSPADPGQFQVERQNENGEYACDLCAKTFPQVIALKVHRKWHFRGDSKQNPIDGEATQLNNNNNNNSMLHLRELHAVGLVPNQQQQQLNSSHNQSQQQQSHNSSATSTTGASKSLKRKRELKCDYCASTFISNNNLRRHMYELHKHEVSHLPEPPVIVVDDPLSCRRCDLQFDTKELWIEHKLADAKVVRPFCPFQWGCDLCGEYLSRKEKLINHINNHLKEDVIVPVSEKLTTAVASTAMSTAAAAVAATTTTSNASETSKTGIIKLEQKPESSVEISSKSEGVVVEQKVQIMADVKNEKASTAQPEDSDLDEGDDDSSDDDDGEDTSDDDDDDDDDDDDDDDDDDDDDDDDDDEEEDDDVEVAQVVEIEQQTKPVPDAVPVTADDDLVEEVLSSDEADDDDDDDDDEDDEDDDDEDDDEDNDDNDEGEDEANVDEEGIPEPPILNGKHQLKMTPSSVENNVDDEHVGEVEHDGVIPIEDIIEEYDVDDDDIEEDLDGGVVNDGVVVVEEEEVDDDDVDDDDDDDGDEEDDDDVGRVTRRPVATSTTSSSESESLTTNTTSHSMGERRKKKATATAAAAAALTDAADADADQSDNSSYTCDLCQLCFDSQEQLQTHIKSHFLNGPKMSMTTATPTTTTGLKVVTAAATAAAAAAAKAVVSTSSNIINNNNKTNKITTTMTTKSSSVKTTN; from the exons atCACATCACAGGATCGTTTGTCACAACAGATTTGTCATGCTTGTATTAGCTATCTAAATTCATGGCAAAGTTTTAAAAATCGTTGCCTTAGCTCGCAAACCAAACAGCGGCAATGGCTGGAGACGACGTCTACAGCgtcgtcgacgacgacgacaacgtcAAGTAATAAAAGCAAACTTTTGAGCTATTTGGATTTGAATAGTTCGGAGAATGGAACtggaacagcaacagcaggatCTGATCACCATCAAGTGGCGGCCGAGAATGAAACATTTGTTGCCGGCAGCAgtagtagcagcagcaacaacaacaacaacaacaacaacgatgcGGCATCAGATGATCCAGCGGATAAATCCGCATCTACCTTAGCAGCATCAGCATCCGccgcagcggcagcagcagcagcagcagcccaTATATTGGATGGAATACCAGCGCTAAAGAAACGCAAATCTTTAACAGTCTAT CCTCTGCCCGCTGTGCCCATCAAAGATGAGCCTATCGACGATACCGATGATGACTATCAGATGAAGTCCATAGATGAATCCATAGATGATATGGTTGATCCCACAATGTTCCTAGAGCGTTCTGAGCACGAAGGCGATGTCCCATTGATG ACTTCGGACTATGATTATACGGCTCAGCATGGCGTTACAGCAGCTGCAGCGGCTGCTGCGCTACCAGCTAGCGCTGTTGCCAGTGTCGCCGCTGCTGGTGACTCAAAAGTGGCCAGTTGCCGGGCATGCAGCCTACAGTTCTCCACACGAGCCAATGCCCGACGGCACGAGCGTAATCTGCATCCGAATCTCTTTCAATTGTCCACCGATTCGCCCAACAATACCCCAGTTACAAAGCCAACGCCAGCTCTGGCTGCCGCATTGGAAATCCAACGGGCCGCTGCTGCGGCAGCCTCAGCTGAGGCAAGTCGTTCCGGTGGCAATATGTCAACGCAAAAGTATCGTCAGGTGGTAATGAATGCCTTTATCAAATGTGAAGCCGGCGGCTATGACTACGATAATCCCGAGCAATATCAATCCTTGCTGAGTCGCGACAAAGTTGAATTTATTGAGCAGAATGCCGAATTCCTTGAGCAGTATCAGACGATGACTTGTCGTTGTTGCAATAAGTTCTTTAGCACCTATAAGAATTTTATGGCCCATGTGCGCAAGAAGTATCCATTGTTGCCGCGTAATCTCTGTTTCAATTGCCTCAAGATGAACGACTCGAAGGCGTTGTTTATATCACATCTTAAGAAGCGCAACTGCATTAATCTGTACAGAGTTATGAATGCCATCAATaacaagcaacaacagcagaacGATGGAACCTCAGTTGGTCCGTCGCCTGCTGCTGTTCCAGTTGTCGTCCCAGCGGCTGTGACAGTTGTTTCCGGTTCGAGTGGAACAAGtggcacaacaacaacaacaacatctgACCGCCCAGAGAAACTGCGGGCCAAAGAGCTTCTGGTCAATAAGCTATACGAATGTAAACTCTGCCCAAAAGGTTTTCGCACCAAACATGAGTTCCGTACCCATGTCTATGATAAGCATGCGGATGTTCAGCGCAAAGATAACAATTCCATTCAATGCAGTTTCTGTGGCCTAGACTTTGCCGATCCTGTGGACAGGCGGCGTCACTACAACAACATGGACTGCATTGTTCGCTTGCGATGCATGACGTGTGATGCCAAACTGGAGACGCATCAGCGATTCCTCGATCATGTCTATCAGGATCATTTGGGCGGCTTGAGCAGTGATAATGTCTCATCGACGACTGTGATTGGTACAACTAATGTGGATAACACCCATTCGCCAGGCAAGAAGAATCTGCTGGGTGCTCTGGGCATAGGATCGGCAGATGAATCTCGTAGTGCTGCCACACCATCACTAATAACATCTACACCAAAGCCAGCTGgagctgctgcagctgctgcttccacagtgacaGCTAGTGGTGGTTTATTAGGTGGTGGAGCCGTGGCATCGTCGGTGGCCAATCGTGATCGTGATGGAGCACCAAAATCTCAATATTTCTCCCGCATGCCCCAGGTCTGTCCCATTTGCGGCCAGCAGTATAACAATTACAATAATGTGCTCCGTCACATGGAATCCAAGCATCCCAATAAACTGCCCGAAACATACAAATGTGTACGCTGCGGTTTGGGCTATCCACGAATCTCTTATCTGCGTGAGCATATGATCAATGTCCATGGCGTTGATAAAAATCGCCATTCTGGCGGATTTGAGTATATTGTTAATGCGGATGCTGTTAAACTAGCCGATGGCAGTACACCCAATGTCTATACGGGCCGATATGATTATGTGATGAAGGATCTGATGTCGATAACAAATGGTGGGACCCTCG atgatgacgacgatgaggGAACAACTGGCAGTGTGGCCAAAAAGATACGACTGGATGACAGCAGTAATAATAGCAGCCTGATGGGCATGGCCGCAACACAGCAAAAGGAGTGTCCCATTTGCAATGCAGTATTCAGCAACAATATTGGTCTATCCAATCACATGCGTTCACATTATACAGCCTCTGCGAATGCCTCCGCATCGGCGAATGCTTCTGCCTCGACGTCTGCCTCATCTAGCACAAATGCTGCTTTGGCTGCAGCCAATCGTATGACACCCAAATCATTGACCATAACAGCGGCTCCTCCGATTACAGCGGATACACCATCAAATAAGAGCAAAACAATATCATCGGCGGAGACAAACTCTTTGGCCTCATCGTCAGCCGCACCGCAAGTACAGGCAATACAATTTCGTCGCAGTTTGGATCAGGCAGCCGATCGTCGTTTCCGGCGTATGCGTTGCCGCATATGCCAGCGACGCTTTAGCTCCAAGAAATCCTATCGTTATCACATGCTTACCGACCATCAAGTGCAGAATGTTCAGTTCATTAAGTGCAAACTTTGTAATGCCGAATTTGCCTATGAGAAGGGATTGAAAGTGCATCTGTTCAAGGTGCACGGCAAGGCCATTAAAGATGAGATGATAATTAAGCAATTTGAATGCGAAATTTGTTCCATAGTCTACAGTTCGGAGATGGAACTGCAGCAGCATAAGCGAAGTGTACATGAGTTGGCCACAGCTTCATCTTCGGCATCgacagcagctgcagcagcagcaacaacaggaacggcagcagcatcagcaacatctTCATTGACAAACAATGTTGGTTCTCTTACTGCTCCATTGTATTGGTATCAATGCAAATATTGCCCATCCAATTTCAATACGAACAAAAAGTTGGCCATTCACATTAATTCCCACGATGAATTCGATTCTAATGATTATTCGTGCAAAGACTGCGGCAATGTCTACAGTGGCAGAAAAAGTCTCTGG GTTCATCGCTATAAGAAACATCCCCAAGTGCCTGATCCGGCCGAGTGTTGCCTATGTCGTAAAGTATTTTTCGATCGTCAAATGCTGGACAATCATATGCCCACTTGCAATCGTAAGCCGATAACATCCACAGGCGCAcatcaacaaccacaacagcaacaacaacaacaacagcagcaccaaaaccaaaaccaacaaGATCATCTGCGACGTGGTCTTGTTGTATTCAAGCACAAAACTGgcgacgatgatgacgatgacgaagAAGATGTTGAACAGCAATCGCAACTTAATTTGGATGATGGAACTGATGATGGAGCTTCTGCGCCCGCAGCTGCGGCTCcttcatcgtcatcgtcagcGGCGGCTCATGTCAAGATACGCATACCTGAGGTGGCTTGCACCATTTGTGGAGCACGCTTTAACGATCAGGAAATGTTCACTAAGCACATACAGAAACATGAACAGGAATTGTATGTAGATAATCCATTAGCAGCTATGTTTGACGATAGTCCAGCTGATCCGGGACAATTCCAAGTGGAGCGACAGAACGAGAATGGGGAATATGCATGCGATTTGTGTGCCAAGACATTCCCCCAAGTGATTGCACTTAAGGTGCATCGCAAATGGCATTTCAGAGGTGATAGCAAGCAG aaccCCATCGACGGCGAAGCGACACAgttgaacaacaacaacaacaacaattcgaTGTTGCATCTACGCGAACTGCATGCAGTGGGTCTAGTGCCcaatcaacagcagcaacaactgaACTCCAGCCACAATCagagccagcagcagcagagccACAATTCATCAGCGACCTCAACGACGGGAGCAAGCAAATCGCTGAAACGGAAACGTGAATTGAAATGTGATTATTGCGCTTCCACCttcatcagcaacaacaatctgCGTCGTCATATGTATGAGCTGCATAAACATGAGGTTAGCCATTTGCCCGAACCACCGGTCATTGTGGTTGATGACCCGCTCTCATGCCGCCGTTGTGATCTACAATTTGATACCAAAGAATTGTGGATTGAACATAAATTGGCCGATGCGAAAGTGGTGCGTCCTTTTTGTCCCTTTCAATGGGGATGTGATCTATGTGGCGAATACTTGTCACGCAAAGAGAAGCTCATCAATCATATTAACAATCACCTTAAGGAGGATGTTATAGTCCCCGTATCAGAGAAGTTAACCACAGCAGTCGCTTCAACAGCAATGtcaactgcagcagcagcagttgcagcaaccacaacaacatcAAATGCAAGCGAAACATCTAAGACTGGAATTATAAAATTAGAGCAAAAGCCAGAATCAAGTGTAGAGATATCGTCTAAAAGTGAAGGTGTTGTCGTCGAGCAGAAGGTACAGATAATGGCAGATGTGAAAAATGAGAAGGCGTCGACTGCTCAGCCAGAAGATAGCGATCTGGACGAAGGGGATGATGATAGCTCAGATGATGACGATGGAGAGGATACTtctgatgacgatgatgatgatgatgatgacgacgacgacgatgatgatgatgatgatgatgacgacgacgatgatgacgacgaagAGGAGGACGATGATGTGGAAGTGGCACAAGTTGTTGAAATCGAACAGCAAACTAAACCAGTGCCAGATGCAGTTCCAGTTACTGCCGATGATGATCTCGTCGAGGAAGTTTTAAGCTCCGATGaagctgatgatgatgatgacgacgatgatgatgaggatgatgaagatgatgacgatgaggatGACGACGAGGACAATGACGATAATGATGAGGGAGAGGACGAAGCTAATGTTGATGAAGAAGGCATTCCAGAGCCACCCATTTTAAATGGAAAACATCAgttaaaaatgacaccaagttCTGTGGAAAATAATGTTGATGATGAGCATGTTGGTGAAGTGGAACATGATGGGGTTATACCCATTGAGGATATTATTGAGGAgtatgatgttgatgatgatgatattgAGGAGGATTTAGATGGTGGTGTGGTCAATGAtggcgttgttgttgtcgaagaagaagaagttgatgatgacgatgttgatgatgacgatgatgatgatggcgatgaggaggatgatgatgatgttggtAGAGTAACTAGAAGACCTGTAGCCACATCGACTACGTCATCATCGGAGAGTGAATCATTGACAACAAACACAACTTCACATTCAATGGGTGAGCGGCGTAAAAAgaaggcaacagcaacagcagcggcagcggcggcattAACTGAcgctgctgatgctgatgctgatcaGTCTGATAATTCCAGCTATACGTGTGATCTATGTCAACTTTGTTTCGATTCTCAGGAGCAGTTGCAGACCCACATCAAAAGCCATTTTCTGAATGGTCCAAAAATGTCAATGACAAcggcaacaccaacaacaacaacgggtCTAAAAGTGGTGACAGCGGcagcgacagcagcagcagcagcagcggcgaaGGCGGTGGTGAGCACTTCTTCTAATAtcataaacaacaacaacaaaacaaataaaataacaacaacaatgacaacaaAATCTTCGTCCGTTAAGACAACAAACTGA